A genomic stretch from Phycisphaerae bacterium includes:
- a CDS encoding efflux RND transporter permease subunit, with protein MLNAIIRFSLHNRVLVLAAALLVAAYGLFTASRLPTDVLPDLNRPTVTILTEAPGLAPEEVETQVTFHLETALNGAVGVERVRSVSGLGLSVVYVEFAWGTDIRYDRQVVQERLNQVAEKLPPGVIPVMGPISSIMGEIMLVGLRSDSLPPMEIRSLADWVLRPSLLSVGGVSQVTVMGGEVRQFQVLADPEKLRRYDLTLNDLEEALEKTNENSGGGFIVGSSQEFVVRNLGRVATVVDIESSLVATRTSEGVTQPILIRDVATVREGGALIKRGDGSMNARPSVIMAIQKQPGADTRDLSARIDEAMNGLRPTLPKDLMINADLFRQSHFIQAAIENVVEALRDGSVLVAIILILFLLNVRTTFITLTAIPLSLCITALVFKAFGESINTMTLGGIAVAIGELVDDAIVDVENVFRRLRENRHAANPRPAIDVVFHASSEVRNSIVFGTAVVVLVFLPLFALSGIEGRLFQPLAVAYIISILSSLLVSLTVTPALAFYLLPNMKRMAEDKDGLILRVCKRFARRLYDVTMPRPWTVIGVALGFIALGVFLVTRLGSEFLPAFNEGTATINVIADPGISLAESDRLGASAEELILSVPEVKSTGRRTGRAEQDEHAEGVHYSEVDVDFWTPEEAQEPAKYTTGEQRSPPQLIRPKQVVLAEIREKLETLPGVAVGLGQPISHRIDHLLSGVRAQIVIKITGQDLNTLRNLGDQARAAMDGIPGVVDLQVEKQVLVPQVRIRVNREAASRVGFKPADLVRTLETALKGKVVSQVLDGLRSYDLVLMLDESVRNSVRRLNDVRLISPSGAVVLLSDVAGLTETPGPNQISRENVQRRMVVSANVQGRDLGSTVADIKASLAMDLPAEKMPPGYTLSIGGQFEAQESATRLILLLGALSLVAMFALLYSHFRSVEMVLQVMLNIPFAFIGSAFALWIAGETFSVASLVGFVSLCGIASRNGILMISHYIHLVTHEGMAFGREMVVRGSQERVAPVLMTALTTCLGLIPLVLAAGQPGKEILYPVALVVLGGLTTSTFLDFCVTPTVFLHFGRKASERAVAEWRETHVPPDLVPGSDHRPVVAGVEKIERDVILEPAGVGAGAD; from the coding sequence ATGCTTAACGCGATCATTCGATTCTCCCTGCACAACCGCGTGCTCGTGCTCGCGGCTGCACTGCTGGTCGCGGCGTACGGCCTGTTTACAGCTTCGCGCCTGCCAACGGACGTGCTTCCCGATCTTAACCGCCCGACGGTCACGATTCTGACTGAAGCACCAGGGTTGGCGCCGGAAGAAGTCGAGACGCAGGTGACGTTTCACCTTGAAACCGCGCTGAACGGAGCAGTCGGTGTGGAACGGGTCCGGAGCGTCTCCGGTCTTGGTCTCTCGGTCGTCTATGTGGAATTCGCGTGGGGAACTGATATTCGGTACGACCGGCAGGTCGTTCAGGAACGTCTCAATCAGGTCGCCGAGAAATTGCCACCCGGCGTGATTCCAGTCATGGGACCGATCAGCTCCATCATGGGCGAAATCATGTTGGTCGGTCTGCGCAGCGACTCGCTGCCGCCGATGGAAATACGATCGCTAGCCGATTGGGTCCTCCGGCCGTCATTGCTCTCCGTCGGTGGCGTCTCGCAAGTCACCGTGATGGGCGGGGAGGTTCGACAGTTCCAGGTTCTCGCCGATCCGGAAAAACTGCGGCGGTATGACTTGACGCTCAACGATCTGGAAGAAGCGTTGGAGAAGACAAATGAAAACTCTGGCGGAGGCTTCATCGTCGGGAGCAGTCAGGAATTTGTCGTTCGCAATCTAGGGCGGGTCGCAACGGTCGTGGATATCGAGTCCTCACTCGTCGCCACGCGGACGAGTGAAGGCGTCACCCAGCCGATTCTCATTCGTGATGTCGCCACGGTCCGCGAGGGTGGAGCGCTCATCAAGCGCGGCGACGGCTCAATGAACGCCCGACCTTCGGTGATTATGGCCATTCAGAAACAGCCTGGCGCCGACACGCGGGATCTCAGCGCCCGCATCGACGAGGCGATGAACGGGCTGCGACCGACGTTGCCAAAGGACCTGATGATCAACGCGGATCTGTTCCGCCAATCGCATTTCATTCAGGCCGCAATCGAAAACGTGGTGGAGGCGCTGCGCGACGGATCTGTCCTTGTGGCGATCATCCTCATTCTGTTTCTTCTCAACGTCCGCACGACGTTCATCACGCTGACCGCCATACCCCTTTCGCTTTGCATCACAGCGTTGGTCTTCAAGGCCTTTGGAGAATCGATCAACACCATGACCCTGGGCGGCATCGCCGTCGCTATTGGCGAACTCGTCGATGATGCGATCGTCGATGTCGAGAATGTTTTTCGCCGACTCCGCGAGAACCGGCACGCGGCCAACCCGCGTCCGGCGATCGATGTCGTGTTTCACGCATCCAGCGAGGTGCGGAATTCGATCGTATTCGGTACTGCCGTCGTGGTCTTGGTGTTTCTGCCTCTATTTGCGTTGTCCGGCATCGAGGGCAGGCTTTTTCAGCCGCTGGCGGTTGCATACATCATCAGCATTCTCTCGTCGCTTTTGGTCTCGCTGACGGTGACACCAGCCCTTGCCTTCTACCTGCTGCCCAACATGAAACGTATGGCAGAGGACAAGGACGGCCTGATTCTTCGCGTATGCAAGCGGTTCGCTCGTCGGCTGTATGACGTCACGATGCCACGACCGTGGACCGTCATCGGCGTTGCCTTGGGGTTCATAGCGCTGGGCGTGTTTCTCGTCACACGACTTGGCAGCGAATTCCTGCCCGCCTTTAACGAGGGAACGGCGACGATCAATGTGATTGCCGATCCCGGCATTTCGCTAGCGGAGTCAGACCGCCTCGGAGCCAGCGCGGAAGAACTCATTCTTTCTGTTCCCGAAGTTAAGTCTACCGGGCGGCGAACCGGCCGGGCGGAACAGGACGAGCACGCCGAAGGGGTCCACTACTCCGAGGTGGATGTGGACTTCTGGACGCCCGAAGAGGCGCAAGAGCCGGCGAAATACACGACAGGCGAGCAGCGCTCCCCTCCGCAGCTCATTCGTCCCAAGCAAGTCGTACTCGCCGAGATACGCGAAAAGCTTGAGACTCTTCCCGGCGTCGCCGTGGGTCTGGGCCAACCGATCAGCCACCGCATCGATCATTTGCTCTCCGGTGTCAGGGCACAGATCGTTATCAAGATCACCGGGCAGGATCTCAATACGCTGCGCAATCTGGGAGATCAGGCGCGCGCGGCGATGGATGGCATTCCGGGCGTCGTCGACCTTCAGGTGGAGAAGCAGGTCCTCGTCCCGCAGGTTCGAATCCGGGTCAACCGGGAGGCGGCCTCGCGTGTGGGTTTCAAACCGGCTGATCTGGTGCGAACGCTCGAGACGGCCCTGAAAGGCAAGGTCGTCTCCCAGGTCTTGGACGGGCTGAGATCATACGACCTTGTATTGATGCTCGATGAATCGGTTCGCAACAGCGTCCGCCGTCTGAACGACGTTCGCCTAATCTCGCCGTCCGGCGCCGTCGTACTGCTCTCCGATGTGGCCGGCCTTACCGAGACGCCCGGGCCGAATCAGATCAGCCGCGAGAATGTGCAGCGGCGAATGGTCGTGTCGGCAAACGTGCAGGGGCGCGATCTGGGAAGCACGGTCGCGGACATAAAGGCATCTTTAGCAATGGACCTGCCGGCCGAGAAGATGCCGCCGGGATACACCCTGAGCATTGGCGGTCAATTTGAGGCCCAGGAATCGGCCACTCGGTTGATTCTGCTTTTGGGAGCGCTTTCGCTCGTGGCGATGTTTGCACTCCTCTACTCGCACTTCCGCTCGGTCGAGATGGTCCTCCAGGTGATGCTCAATATCCCATTCGCCTTCATCGGCAGCGCGTTTGCCCTGTGGATTGCAGGCGAGACCTTCAGCGTGGCGAGCCTGGTCGGATTCGTCAGCCTCTGCGGCATCGCCAGCCGAAACGGCATCCTGATGATCAGCCACTACATCCATCTGGTGACGCACGAGGGAATGGCTTTTGGCCGCGAAATGGTCGTCCGGGGAAGTCAGGAACGAGTAGCGCCGGTCCTGATGACCGCGTTGACGACGTGTCTTGGGCTGATTCCGCTTGTGCTCGCAGCCGGGCAACCCGGAAAGGAGATTCTCTATCCCGTCGCGCTGGTTGTTCTTGGCGGATTGACCACAAGCACATTCCTCGACTTTTGCGTCACTCCCACGGTCTTTTTGCACTTCGGCCGCAAGGCGTCCGAGCGCGCAGTGGCCGAATGGCGCGAGACGCATGTACCACCCGATTTGGTGCCCGGCTCCGATCACCGTCCCGTCGTAGCTGGCGTCGAAAAAATCGAAAGGGACGTAATCCTTGAACCTGCCGGCGTTGGTGCCGGGGCGGACTAG
- a CDS encoding heavy metal-binding domain-containing protein: MSTVKGLGYIAIVTVAAYAASASAQSPHGDHEHGKPIAYKTPKTFKDAVREIRTRLHEIEDLMASEKLDQIHPHADVVRKVGDLVGQLALKSDSGVPREAIKEVNKAGRELASMFDAIDKVADAGDATGTRKVYGEMKVLVEILQRHAPKEYVCPMRCEAEKTHSQPGKCSVCGMKLQDIDSHMDHKPKHGGVFFMAPDQTHHLEGTISENREFRIYFYDEYTKPIKADKFSAKGHARNAGKDDEKPLALSVEPGRAFLRGNVDGSVKFPMGLKIFIDFKDGQEPQVFDFDFMEPSKSSMSLKAEEQHESEDKAADLETKAYNERTPNDG, encoded by the coding sequence ATGTCAACAGTCAAGGGGCTCGGCTACATTGCCATTGTGACAGTCGCCGCCTATGCGGCTTCGGCAAGCGCTCAATCCCCTCACGGTGATCACGAGCACGGCAAACCAATCGCGTATAAGACGCCAAAAACCTTCAAAGACGCGGTCCGCGAGATTCGAACTCGATTGCACGAAATCGAGGACCTCATGGCGTCCGAGAAGCTTGATCAGATCCATCCCCACGCGGACGTTGTTCGAAAGGTGGGAGATCTCGTCGGCCAGCTTGCGCTGAAATCGGACTCGGGTGTGCCCCGCGAGGCGATCAAGGAGGTAAATAAGGCTGGACGAGAGCTTGCCTCCATGTTCGATGCTATTGACAAAGTCGCCGACGCCGGTGATGCCACGGGGACGCGCAAAGTTTATGGAGAGATGAAGGTACTGGTCGAGATACTTCAGCGACATGCGCCGAAAGAATATGTTTGTCCGATGCGGTGCGAGGCGGAAAAAACGCATTCTCAGCCCGGAAAGTGTTCGGTCTGTGGGATGAAGCTCCAGGACATTGATTCACACATGGACCATAAGCCCAAGCACGGCGGCGTTTTCTTCATGGCTCCCGATCAGACTCACCATCTTGAAGGAACCATCTCAGAGAATCGCGAGTTTCGCATTTACTTCTACGACGAATACACTAAGCCGATTAAGGCGGATAAGTTCTCCGCGAAAGGTCATGCACGAAACGCAGGAAAAGACGATGAAAAGCCGCTGGCTCTGAGCGTCGAGCCTGGTAGGGCCTTTCTCAGGGGTAACGTTGATGGGTCGGTGAAGTTCCCAATGGGCTTGAAAATCTTCATTGATTTCAAGGATGGACAGGAGCCGCAGGTCTTTGATTTCGATTTCATGGAGCCCAGCAAATCGTCCATGAGTCTAAAGGCTGAGGAGCAGCATGAAAGCGAAGATAAGGCGGCCGACCTTGAAACGAAGGCGTATAACGAACGCACTCCGAATGACGGCTAA
- a CDS encoding zf-HC2 domain-containing protein, with the protein MNCETTRQYLGAYFDGEVPLQVRREVEAHLAACPGCTHELASIRDLATRLAPAGPVVVPEGLWSAIERRLDGPAETVPARPGRFVLLRRYALAASVLVAVGLGAWALLSFGDGASVSRASTVDFSMLLDALPNDAVTAFEKFLSHYHARQVQPVEAKRTASQLDFDIPESLPGGFRLESAYTLRFGNESGAAAMYVRNGEFLGAIFHRPVHREEFGTHKDYECVIGKHRGHAVVVGEWKLVHVTDETTCHCVLSKLNENSELPAVLMAVAPRAGSAPSFPQVEGDHGR; encoded by the coding sequence ATGAACTGCGAGACGACAAGACAGTATTTGGGCGCGTACTTCGACGGCGAAGTGCCGCTCCAGGTACGTCGCGAAGTCGAAGCCCATCTCGCGGCGTGCCCCGGCTGCACCCATGAACTGGCGTCGATTCGCGATCTTGCAACGCGGCTCGCTCCGGCCGGCCCCGTCGTTGTGCCAGAAGGCCTTTGGAGTGCGATTGAGCGCCGGCTTGACGGTCCAGCCGAAACGGTTCCCGCGCGCCCAGGTCGTTTCGTGTTGCTCAGGCGGTACGCCCTCGCCGCGAGCGTGCTCGTCGCGGTCGGGCTTGGAGCTTGGGCCTTACTCTCATTCGGAGATGGCGCTTCGGTTTCAAGAGCCTCCACGGTCGATTTCAGCATGTTGCTTGACGCCCTGCCGAATGACGCCGTTACAGCATTCGAGAAGTTTCTCTCCCACTACCACGCACGGCAAGTCCAGCCTGTCGAGGCCAAGCGAACGGCGTCGCAATTGGACTTTGACATCCCGGAGTCGCTGCCCGGTGGGTTCCGACTTGAGTCGGCCTACACGCTTCGATTCGGCAACGAGTCGGGTGCGGCGGCAATGTATGTCCGCAACGGCGAGTTCTTGGGAGCGATCTTTCATCGTCCGGTTCATCGCGAGGAATTCGGCACGCACAAGGATTACGAGTGCGTAATCGGAAAGCATCGCGGCCACGCGGTCGTAGTCGGAGAATGGAAACTCGTGCATGTGACGGATGAAACAACCTGTCATTGTGTTTTGAGCAAGCTGAATGAGAATTCCGAGTTGCCGGCTGTCCTCATGGCCGTGGCGCCGCGAGCCGGGTCAGCACCCAGTTTTCCACAAGTTGAAGGCGATCACGGCCGATGA
- a CDS encoding efflux RND transporter periplasmic adaptor subunit translates to MPILASPLALWAHEGHGGKEVGAFDLDTPRQVSPETAAHIGLKTAEIDFGPVEETLALSGMVRAAPDRHWTISTLAAGKVLAVHVQVGSVVRRGDLLVEIDSPELARLLLDVVRGEGRVQQLRVEAQNADETAALAEAELHRVESTGEGVVPINVVSERRAAALRARGEAKLKAVDLDVTTKEVAVLRQQALRWARNSVGGEADSGAADLTDGQLNLQRLVAPADGVVVERSARPGHWAAAGETLLSVADYSVVQIEGELPESLIPRVASRSSDAVRVRIPSQPAFLVGGQVKFISPALDPVKRTAHVLIECDNKTGMLRDGMFVDLAIVLREEKTAVVVPASAVVQYGPMHFVFIKSGEVYRKQDITPGQSNDQVVEVLAGLAPGDVVVTQGAYSLTQLRPKAPTALAMAAPTAQAVQKEP, encoded by the coding sequence TTGCCCATCTTAGCATCGCCGTTGGCTCTGTGGGCCCACGAAGGTCATGGGGGCAAGGAGGTCGGGGCCTTCGATTTGGACACCCCCCGCCAAGTGTCGCCGGAGACCGCGGCCCATATCGGGCTGAAGACCGCCGAGATTGATTTCGGACCCGTCGAGGAGACGCTGGCGTTATCCGGCATGGTTCGGGCGGCGCCGGACCGACACTGGACCATTTCAACTCTAGCGGCTGGAAAGGTGCTCGCCGTCCATGTTCAGGTGGGGAGCGTAGTACGCCGGGGCGATCTTCTCGTCGAAATCGACTCGCCGGAACTGGCCAGGCTGCTGCTCGATGTTGTTCGCGGTGAGGGGCGAGTCCAACAGCTTCGCGTCGAGGCCCAAAATGCCGATGAGACCGCAGCGCTGGCCGAGGCGGAATTGCATCGCGTCGAGTCGACCGGCGAAGGTGTCGTCCCGATCAATGTGGTCTCCGAGCGGCGAGCGGCCGCGCTTCGAGCAAGAGGCGAGGCCAAGCTCAAAGCCGTTGACTTAGATGTAACCACCAAGGAAGTCGCCGTTCTCAGGCAGCAGGCCCTACGATGGGCTCGTAACAGCGTTGGGGGAGAGGCGGACTCCGGAGCCGCGGACCTGACCGACGGTCAACTCAATCTGCAACGCCTTGTCGCACCGGCGGACGGTGTTGTCGTGGAGCGTTCGGCTCGACCTGGTCATTGGGCCGCCGCTGGTGAGACGCTTTTGTCTGTCGCCGATTACAGCGTCGTTCAGATTGAAGGCGAACTTCCGGAGTCCTTGATTCCGCGTGTCGCATCGCGTTCGTCCGATGCGGTTCGCGTTCGGATTCCATCACAGCCCGCCTTCCTGGTTGGGGGGCAAGTCAAATTCATAAGCCCGGCGTTGGACCCCGTCAAGCGCACCGCGCATGTCCTCATCGAGTGCGACAATAAAACAGGAATGCTCCGCGATGGCATGTTTGTTGACCTCGCTATTGTCCTGCGCGAGGAAAAGACCGCGGTTGTTGTGCCAGCCTCCGCTGTCGTCCAATACGGGCCGATGCACTTCGTGTTTATCAAGAGCGGTGAGGTCTACAGGAAGCAAGACATCACGCCGGGGCAATCCAACGACCAAGTGGTCGAGGTCCTTGCAGGACTCGCGCCTGGCGACGTTGTCGTCACTCAGGGCGCATACTCGCTGACGCAATTGCGGCCCAAGGCGCCTACCGCGTTGGCTATGGCCGCCCCAACCGCCCAAGCCGTCCAGAAAGAGCCGTAA
- a CDS encoding sigma-70 family RNA polymerase sigma factor: MPTTSVRICVTESELVERCRKGIREAQQELYNQTSERIHRLLLRMIGSPDIAFDLVQETYLRAFSRIGQFNGQSKLATWLYRIAVNEALQFLRRKEPLGLPADSESAASSGASENDRVIAAMDLEEVFRQMDPVDRAVLLLRYQEGLDYRAISAVMECPIGTVGSRLIRARQRARELLADGYDPAEESRAPTHPTEGENNARTTLPPADMVRMERGRP; this comes from the coding sequence GTGCCCACCACCTCGGTGAGGATTTGCGTGACGGAATCAGAGCTGGTTGAGCGCTGTCGCAAGGGGATCCGTGAGGCCCAACAAGAATTGTACAACCAGACCTCAGAGCGTATTCATAGGCTTCTTTTGAGGATGATCGGCAGTCCGGATATCGCCTTCGACCTTGTCCAAGAGACGTATCTGCGGGCCTTCAGCCGAATCGGCCAGTTCAACGGGCAATCGAAGCTGGCGACTTGGCTGTACCGAATCGCGGTCAACGAAGCGCTTCAGTTCCTTCGCCGCAAAGAACCGTTAGGACTCCCTGCGGATTCGGAGTCGGCCGCGTCCTCGGGGGCTTCCGAAAACGACAGGGTCATTGCTGCGATGGATTTGGAGGAGGTCTTCCGACAGATGGACCCCGTCGATCGGGCCGTTCTCCTCCTTCGATATCAAGAGGGGCTGGATTATCGTGCCATTTCAGCCGTCATGGAATGCCCCATCGGCACGGTCGGTTCGCGGCTAATCCGGGCCAGGCAGCGGGCGCGAGAATTATTGGCCGATGGATATGATCCTGCGGAAGAAAGCCGAGCCCCAACGCATCCAACAGAAGGGGAGAACAACGCACGTACGACGCTACCGCCAGCGGACATGGTCCGCATGGAAAGAGGACGTCCATGA